A window of the Janthinobacterium agaricidamnosum NBRC 102515 = DSM 9628 genome harbors these coding sequences:
- a CDS encoding DUF3617 domain-containing protein: protein MTHRLLNIIIAGSLALAALPQLALAQTIKPGLWQIDNKMRAADTQTDTAMSAILQQLGNLPPDQRKALEDMAAQRGVAMPKIGADGAVTVSACITPEMAAKKQIPTGQPGDCRSNNVPLADGMQLSFTCANPQSSGEGKLTYQGDQAFTMAMKVNTSARGTPEQLTVNSSGRWLGATCPATAR from the coding sequence ATGACCCATCGATTATTGAACATCATCATTGCCGGCAGCCTGGCGCTGGCGGCCCTGCCGCAGTTGGCGCTGGCGCAAACCATCAAGCCCGGCCTGTGGCAGATCGATAACAAGATGCGTGCCGCCGATACGCAAACCGATACCGCCATGTCGGCGATCTTGCAGCAGTTGGGCAATTTGCCGCCGGACCAGCGCAAGGCGCTGGAAGACATGGCCGCGCAGCGCGGCGTGGCCATGCCGAAGATAGGCGCCGACGGCGCCGTCACGGTAAGCGCCTGCATCACGCCGGAAATGGCGGCCAAGAAACAGATTCCTACCGGCCAACCCGGCGATTGCAGGTCGAACAATGTGCCGCTGGCCGATGGCATGCAACTGTCATTTACCTGCGCCAACCCGCAATCTAGCGGCGAAGGCAAGCTGACCTACCAGGGCGACCAGGCGTTTACGATGGCGATGAAGGTGAATACCAGCGCGCGCGGCACGCCGGAACAGTTGACGGTGAATAGTTCCGGCAGATGGCTCGGCGCAACGTGCCCTGCCACAGCGCGTTAA
- a CDS encoding porin, with translation MKTSYIALAVFAPFALAAQAQTSNTVYGLLDAGLVAERGCVNGGTCTATKLSGGVASGSRLGVTGREALAGDVAAVYTLEAGVLNDTGQSDQNGTLFGRQAYVGLDGRLGALTLGRQYNPQYLTLTDVADPFKGGMAGSASNLIGFTSKRYDNTVKYSTPLLRGLSASALYSFGESPYSSDINRAYGATLGYANSVVNLSVAHQRKNNIIQAGATMPIDTSARNTLVAANVNLGPAIAFAAFGVNKGLGSSPWDPSNPYGSLALSMSSTDSRDMLAGISVPVGAANFMASYIRKDDRDLANRDARQIAIGMTYSFSKRTDFYASYAKIRNTNGAPYTVGNASDAGRGNSAINLGLRYGF, from the coding sequence ATGAAGACCTCGTATATTGCGCTTGCCGTTTTTGCTCCGTTTGCGCTTGCCGCGCAAGCGCAGACGTCGAACACGGTGTATGGCTTGCTGGACGCCGGCCTGGTGGCGGAACGCGGCTGCGTGAATGGCGGCACCTGCACGGCCACCAAATTGTCGGGCGGAGTCGCGTCCGGATCGCGCCTCGGCGTCACCGGTCGCGAAGCCCTCGCCGGCGATGTGGCCGCCGTGTACACGCTGGAAGCCGGGGTGCTGAACGACACCGGCCAGTCCGACCAGAACGGCACCTTGTTCGGCCGCCAGGCGTATGTCGGCCTTGATGGCCGGCTGGGCGCGTTGACGCTGGGGCGCCAATACAATCCGCAATACCTGACGCTGACCGATGTGGCCGATCCGTTCAAGGGCGGCATGGCGGGCAGCGCCAGCAACCTGATCGGCTTTACCAGCAAACGCTACGACAACACCGTCAAATACTCGACGCCGCTGCTGCGCGGCCTGAGCGCCAGCGCGCTGTACAGCTTTGGCGAATCGCCGTACAGCAGCGATATCAACCGCGCGTACGGCGCCACCCTGGGTTACGCCAACAGCGTGGTCAACCTGAGCGTGGCGCACCAGCGCAAGAACAATATCATCCAGGCCGGCGCCACCATGCCGATCGACACGTCGGCGCGCAACACGCTGGTGGCCGCCAATGTCAATCTGGGTCCGGCGATCGCGTTTGCCGCGTTCGGCGTCAACAAGGGCCTGGGCAGTTCGCCGTGGGACCCGTCGAATCCGTACGGCAGCCTGGCGCTGTCGATGTCGTCGACCGACAGCCGCGATATGCTGGCCGGTATTTCGGTGCCGGTCGGCGCCGCCAATTTCATGGCCTCGTATATCCGCAAGGACGACCGCGACCTGGCCAACCGCGACGCCCGGCAGATCGCGATCGGCATGACGTATTCGTTCTCGAAGCGCACCGATTTTTATGCGTCCTACGCCAAGATCCGGAATACCAATGGCGCGCCATATACGGTCGGCAACGCCAGCGATGCCGGGCGCGGCAACTCAGCCATTAACCTTGGATTACGCTACGGCTTTTAA